ATGAGGAGGAGTGCAGATGAACACAATCTCCGGATGCTCTGTCTTCAGAGCCGTGCTCATGTCAGTATAGGTTCGCAACTTTCCGTTTTGCGAAACAGCAGCTGCTCTTTTCTGCGAAGGGTCACAGATTGTCAGATTGCGGAATCCGAGCGCAAGCAGATTTTTGACATGCCGAGCACCAATTGACCCCACCCCTACTATCAGTATAGATTGCATACTGCCTATAACTCGGTCAATTCGTGTATTGTTTTAATGACAAAATCCTGGTCTTTCCTGCTCAAATCCGGATACAAAGGAATAGAAACTTCCGCCTCGTAAAATGCCTCTGCGTTTTGACACAGCCCTTTTTTGTAGCCGAGCTTTTGGTAGTACGGATGCAGATATACGGGGATATAGTGTACTTGCACGCCGATGCCGCGCTGCCGAAGTTTTCTGAAAATCTCCGCACGCTTCGGTACGAGACGTTTCGCAAGCCGAAGTGGGTAGAGATGCCAGCTGCTTTGCCTGTCGCGGCCTTCAACCGGTGGAATCAAATTCGGATTATGTGCAAAGGCCTCTGTGTAGTGCTCGGCCAATGCGCGGCGCGCTTTTATAAACCTCTCCAATTTGTTGAGCTGGGAGAGACCGAGCGCGGCCTGAAGGTCCGTCAGGCGATAATTATGTCCGAGTTCCTGCATTTCATGATACCAGTCGCCCTGATTCTTTCTCACAAACAAATGTGTATCCTTGGTTATCCCGTGCTCGCGGAAACGAATCAGCTTTGCAAGATATTTCTTGTTATTTGTGGTAATGGCCCCGCCTTCTCCGGTTGTGATGGACTTCACCGGATGAAAACTGAACATGGTCATGTCGGAAAGTCCACCGATACGTCTGCCCCGATACACGGCGCCAAGGGAATGCGCGGCGTCCTCAATAAAAATCAACCCATGTCTTTTGGCGAGCTTTCGCAGTTCATGCAGGTGTGCCGGAAATCCGGCGTAATCAACCGGCACAATGACCTTTGTCCTTGAGGTAATCTTTCGCGCCACCATTGCTGGGTCAAGCGTTCCGGTTTCGGCCTCCACATCGGCAAAAACAACCTTCGCGCCCGTCCACAGAACGGCATTGGTAGTCGCCGCAAAGGTGAGCGGCGAGGTAATAATTTCATCACCTTTTTGTATTCCCGCCGCGGCAAAGGCGGCTTCAAGTGCGGCCGTTCCTGACGAAAACGCAACGGCAAACTTGGCGCCTGTCTTTTTTGCGAGCACCTCTTCAAACTCCTTCACCTTTGGTCCCTGAGTAAGAAAGTCCGATTTAAGAACGCGAACAACGGCAGCTACGTCATCCTTGTCTATCGATTGATGGCTGTAGGGAATCATAAAATGAAATACTAGCGATACGTTCTCTTGCTTCACTGTGAAATGAAAGTTCTGATACTACTGCACAGCTCGGAATATGTTTTGACGTTAATGAGATTCTTTGCGGGTACTATACCTCCCTTATTATCCGTGGCGACATAGCTGATGGTCTTTTTGTTGCAAGCTAACGAAGCAATCAAGCTCATACTGGTCATTCCGATGACTAGTTTTGCTTTAGCTATATCATTGATTATCTTCCTGTTGGCCGACTTGGTTATCTTTATCGTATTCGAATATTTCTCAATGATGTCGTCATATTTACCTTTCTTCTCTGAAGGATGAAATCGTATAATTACTGGTACCGGTCTTTTGAGGGCGCCCACGATAGAAAGGATATCTCTTAATGCCCGAAATTCACTAACGTGATGAGCTGATTTTACCCCAGAGGTATTAGTGGCTCTCCCTACTGGCTCACTCAGAAATAAAATACTCCTACCTTCGGACTTTTTACGTTTCAGCTTATCATACTCTCGGACAATATCTAACAGATAATAATTAGGAATCTGCTTAATCCTGATGCTGGGAAACAATTTCTCCGCCATCTTAAAAGCGGTACGATCGGTAACCCAGATTTGATCGGGGATATTTTCTCGCCAGTCCTTTTTTGGGAAGCCGAACCGTTCCCGATAATTGACAAAGTGGTCTATAAGAGCGGCGGTTCGTAAGCCCAAACGCTTTGCTTCCACCAAGAAATCTACTTCAATACTAGTCATCCAGCCAGTGCCGGTAAGAACTAATTTCGCATTTCGATGTTTCCTTAAAATACCGGCTATCAATCTCCGCTTCTCTGGAGCTTTACTCCACACAATTCCATTCCGCTCCATAATCTTTACTGCCGGCCCACTGGTATAACAAATAAAATCAAAATGCTTTTGATTCGCTAACACATAGGCGGCCAAAACCTCAGCTCCACCAGCATCATTAGTCGCAATTATTATTTCTTTCTTAAACTTTAAATTCATGCCGTAAAATCCCATATCGAATCACATCTTTAAAGCTACCGTTTTTGAAGACCTGTCCGCGGGAGATTCCTTCCGGTTTGAAACCGAGTTTCAGGGCGAGCTTCTGCATGCCCACATTATCCCCAAAGGTGCCGCAATACATCCTATGCAGATTAAGCTCCGTAAAACCGTGGGTCATGATAAGCGAACAGGCGTCATATCCAACCCCTCGACTCCAAAAATCTTTATCACCGATAATGACCGCCAACTCGGCATTCTGATTCAAGAAATCAATATCCTGGAGCGCGACATTGCCGATGTGCCGATCCGTTCCCCGATCAACAATCGCAAGAATGAGGTTAGTACGCGATTTAATGATGCGCTCATAGTACTCTTTCATATTCTCATCGTAATTCGGGAATCGATGATGTGAGTTAAAAAGACAAATCTCGGAATCATTCAACCAATCACGATACACATCGGTTAGATCTTCTGTGCCGATAGTCCTTAAATATACCTTCTTACCTTCTATAAAAGCTTTCTTCATACTATTGTTTCTTAGAACCCATCTCAATAATAACCGCTCATTATATGGATAAAATTGGAACCGTTCTTTGTAGCATATCGTGAAGACAAGTCGCTTGGCTACCCAAACGTCCATATTTCGCCTGCAAAAAGCTCATCGCTCGTCAGCGTAGCTCGCTATGCTTCCTCGCGCTTCGCTTTTTTCGGCAGAAATCTGAACGTTTGTCTTAGCCATTATTATTGAGATGGGTTCTCGTTTTTTTAAGTTCCGCGCGATGCTTGTACACTTTCGTAAAAGCACCGATGATATCGCTTAAATCCGATTTCTTGATATGGGCATGCATCATGTCGTGTAGAAAGAGCTCCTTTTCATGCATCCTCTCTACTACTGGACACATACCTTTGCGATATACGGCCGCTTTTCCGCTCGGCAAATTAAACGGATAACCTTGTTTGCCAAAACCGGCCTTTTTTTGAAAAATCGGCAAGAGATAGAGCGGTTTGACATATCCGACGCTTATTTGAGCTCCTTCCAACTCTCGCAACTTTGTTGAGGGCAGTTCAGCTTTGACGGCCTTGATGAATAGATCCCGACTGATACCAACACGGTGTTCATCAAATAAAAACGG
The DNA window shown above is from bacterium and carries:
- the pseC gene encoding UDP-4-amino-4,6-dideoxy-N-acetyl-beta-L-altrosamine transaminase; protein product: MIPYSHQSIDKDDVAAVVRVLKSDFLTQGPKVKEFEEVLAKKTGAKFAVAFSSGTAALEAAFAAAGIQKGDEIITSPLTFAATTNAVLWTGAKVVFADVEAETGTLDPAMVARKITSRTKVIVPVDYAGFPAHLHELRKLAKRHGLIFIEDAAHSLGAVYRGRRIGGLSDMTMFSFHPVKSITTGEGGAITTNNKKYLAKLIRFREHGITKDTHLFVRKNQGDWYHEMQELGHNYRLTDLQAALGLSQLNKLERFIKARRALAEHYTEAFAHNPNLIPPVEGRDRQSSWHLYPLRLAKRLVPKRAEIFRKLRQRGIGVQVHYIPVYLHPYYQKLGYKKGLCQNAEAFYEAEVSIPLYPDLSRKDQDFVIKTIHELTEL
- a CDS encoding GNAT family protein; this encodes MKKAFIEGKKVYLRTIGTEDLTDVYRDWLNDSEICLFNSHHRFPNYDENMKEYYERIIKSRTNLILAIVDRGTDRHIGNVALQDIDFLNQNAELAVIIGDKDFWSRGVGYDACSLIMTHGFTELNLHRMYCGTFGDNVGMQKLALKLGFKPEGISRGQVFKNGSFKDVIRYGILRHEFKV